Proteins found in one Bremerella volcania genomic segment:
- a CDS encoding cis-3-hydroxy-L-proline dehydratase yields the protein MQIARIFAHQVDLPLVESNYKWAQGKSVATFDSTVVGVETKCGLVGYGEVCPLGPVYLPAYAAGVRAGLKELAPHLIGLDPRETAKVNEVMDFALKGHPYVKSGIDIACWDILGKFTQLPICELLGGRFGESVELYRAISQLPPDEMAANVAKYREEGYRRFQLKVGGDANTDIERIEATRQVLAPSDRLVADANTGWVLHEAIRVVRAVKHLDVYIEQPCVTYEECLTVRQKTDHPFVLDENIDSLHAFLRAKSDNAMDVVNLKISKLGGLTRTRQLRDLCVSTGIAMTLEDSWGGDVTTAAIAHLAHSTPEAFRFTSTDFNSYVTVSTAEGAPQRVDGRMQASTEPGLGIQVRPEVLGPKVVDVS from the coding sequence ATGCAAATTGCTCGAATCTTTGCCCATCAGGTCGATCTCCCGCTGGTCGAGTCCAACTACAAGTGGGCGCAAGGCAAATCGGTCGCGACGTTCGATTCCACGGTGGTGGGCGTCGAAACCAAGTGTGGGTTGGTGGGCTATGGTGAAGTCTGCCCTCTCGGCCCCGTCTACTTGCCTGCCTATGCGGCCGGCGTGCGAGCTGGCCTAAAGGAACTGGCTCCGCACTTGATTGGGCTGGATCCTCGCGAAACGGCCAAAGTAAACGAAGTGATGGACTTCGCCCTCAAGGGGCATCCGTACGTGAAGTCCGGAATCGACATCGCCTGCTGGGACATCCTGGGCAAGTTCACCCAACTGCCGATCTGCGAACTTCTGGGGGGACGTTTCGGCGAATCGGTCGAGCTTTACCGCGCGATCTCACAGCTTCCCCCCGATGAAATGGCAGCCAATGTCGCCAAGTACCGCGAAGAAGGCTACCGCCGCTTTCAACTGAAAGTGGGGGGAGACGCCAACACCGACATCGAACGCATCGAAGCGACTCGCCAGGTGCTGGCTCCTTCCGATCGCCTGGTCGCCGACGCCAACACCGGTTGGGTTCTGCACGAAGCGATTCGCGTGGTGCGTGCCGTCAAGCATCTGGACGTCTACATCGAACAGCCTTGCGTTACCTACGAAGAGTGCTTGACCGTTCGCCAGAAGACCGACCATCCGTTCGTGCTGGACGAAAACATCGATAGTTTGCATGCTTTCCTGCGGGCCAAGTCCGACAACGCGATGGACGTGGTGAACCTGAAAATCAGCAAGCTCGGCGGGTTGACCCGCACGCGGCAGCTCCGTGATCTGTGCGTATCGACCGGGATTGCCATGACGCTGGAGGACAGCTGGGGAGGTGACGTCACCACCGCGGCGATCGCTCACCTGGCCCATAGCACGCCGGAAGCGTTCCGCTTTACCTCGACCGACTTCAACAGCTACGTAACCGTCAGCACCGCCGAAGGAGCGCCGCAGCGCGTTGACGGAAGGATGCAAGCCTCGACCGAGCCTGGGCTGGGCATTCAAGTCCGCCCGGAAGTGCTTGGACCGAAGGTGGTCGACGTCAGCTAG
- a CDS encoding aminotransferase class V-fold PLP-dependent enzyme, with product MSDFLLDPDVVFLNHGSFGACPRLVFDQYQRWQRELERQPVRFLQRELPQLLADARRQLAEYLGAHSTEVVLVPNPTFAANTIARCLPLGAGDEVLISDQEYGACRFAFQYAAQKKGFRVVEQSIPLPVESDEAIVEAFWQGVTKDTRLIFISHITSTTALTLPVAKICQRARDAGILTMIDGAHAPGQIDVNLKEIGADFYTATCHKWMCAPKGSGFFFVREDRQHLVEPLVVGWGWGPEKTFHRENEFISNHEWLGTHDPAAYLAVPAAIAWHKEHFTSEARERSREFARLAVNLASQIDGIERVHPDAFFQQMGLIDITAKKVDDHVQFKSRLYDAYKIEVPVIRWRDRTLIRVSTHAYTTEDHIHTFAQALKETFGG from the coding sequence ATGTCTGATTTTTTACTTGATCCTGACGTCGTCTTTTTGAACCACGGCTCATTTGGGGCGTGCCCAAGGCTGGTGTTTGACCAGTACCAACGGTGGCAACGTGAACTCGAGCGGCAACCGGTGCGGTTTCTGCAGCGTGAACTACCCCAACTGCTCGCCGATGCGCGCCGCCAACTTGCCGAATACTTAGGAGCTCATTCGACCGAGGTCGTCTTGGTTCCCAATCCAACGTTCGCGGCCAACACGATCGCACGTTGTCTGCCGCTGGGCGCTGGCGATGAAGTGTTGATCTCGGATCAGGAATACGGTGCCTGCCGCTTTGCCTTTCAGTATGCCGCTCAGAAGAAAGGCTTTCGCGTCGTCGAGCAATCGATTCCTTTGCCGGTCGAATCGGACGAGGCAATCGTCGAGGCGTTCTGGCAAGGGGTGACTAAGGACACCAGGCTGATCTTCATCAGTCACATCACGTCCACCACCGCCCTTACGTTGCCGGTAGCCAAGATCTGCCAGCGTGCCCGCGATGCGGGCATTCTGACGATGATCGACGGGGCGCATGCCCCCGGGCAAATCGATGTGAACCTGAAAGAGATCGGGGCCGACTTTTACACGGCGACCTGCCATAAGTGGATGTGCGCCCCCAAAGGTTCCGGTTTTTTCTTCGTTCGAGAAGATCGGCAGCACCTGGTCGAGCCGCTTGTCGTGGGTTGGGGTTGGGGTCCGGAAAAGACGTTTCATCGTGAGAATGAGTTCATCTCGAACCACGAGTGGCTCGGCACCCACGATCCCGCCGCGTACCTGGCCGTTCCGGCCGCGATCGCCTGGCACAAAGAACATTTTACCTCGGAAGCACGCGAGCGATCCCGCGAGTTCGCGAGGCTGGCCGTTAACCTGGCTTCGCAAATCGACGGAATCGAGCGAGTCCACCCCGACGCGTTTTTTCAGCAGATGGGGCTGATCGATATCACTGCCAAGAAGGTGGATGATCACGTCCAGTTCAAATCGCGCCTGTACGATGCATACAAGATTGAAGTCCCGGTCATCCGTTGGCGAGATCGCACGCTGATCCGTGTCTCGACGCACGCCTACACTACCGAGGACCACATTCACACGTTCGCCCAGGCACTGAAAGAAACCTTCGGCGGATGA
- a CDS encoding helix-turn-helix domain-containing protein produces the protein MDDFHLQYGSEWSGNIAEGVTRPDGKILFIPLHGRHHANGLPLDEHSVFVMNAASEFTISVQEPHDWCSLFLPSCPSEPALSHRDSQASRSPSAYSVELDDQEMANLRWLLTQLHDSIQCNPDILNEKAASRAVKDDLVKVCQRITSASQSSAATTGRPPFSRDEVIRVLRDLIANHSHECLTIDDFTQALDISERSLRNVFLEYYGMPPRKFLMIQRLNHVRNVLRVADPEETTVTAVAAHFGFWHFGRFAGAYHKIFQESPSTTLYGSCQPC, from the coding sequence GTGGATGATTTTCATCTTCAGTATGGCAGCGAATGGAGCGGCAACATTGCCGAAGGGGTTACCAGGCCAGACGGCAAAATCTTGTTCATTCCTTTACACGGTCGTCATCATGCCAATGGCTTGCCGCTGGACGAACATTCGGTGTTCGTGATGAATGCGGCCAGTGAGTTCACCATCAGCGTTCAAGAGCCGCACGACTGGTGTTCACTGTTTCTGCCGTCCTGTCCATCCGAGCCCGCTTTAAGTCATAGAGACAGTCAGGCGAGTCGCTCGCCTAGTGCCTACTCTGTGGAATTGGATGACCAGGAGATGGCGAACCTTCGCTGGTTACTGACGCAGTTGCACGATTCGATTCAATGCAACCCCGACATCTTGAACGAGAAAGCAGCCAGCCGTGCGGTGAAGGACGACCTGGTTAAAGTGTGTCAGCGAATCACGTCGGCCAGTCAATCGTCGGCCGCGACGACCGGTCGCCCTCCTTTTAGCCGCGATGAAGTCATCCGCGTTCTCCGCGACCTGATCGCAAACCATTCGCATGAATGCCTGACGATCGATGACTTCACCCAAGCACTCGACATTTCGGAACGCTCTTTACGAAATGTCTTCCTCGAGTATTACGGAATGCCCCCACGAAAATTTCTGATGATTCAACGCTTGAATCACGTTCGCAATGTCTTGCGGGTAGCGGACCCGGAGGAAACCACGGTGACGGCCGTCGCCGCTCATTTCGGTTTCTGGCACTTTGGTCGCTTTGCCGGAGCCTATCACAAGATCTTTCAAGAGTCCCCGTCGACCACCTTGTATGGAAGTTGTCAGCCCTGCTAG
- a CDS encoding ISAs1 family transposase, whose amino-acid sequence MSSRSPVSLQECFADLTDPRTRKVTYPLTNIVTIALCAVMSGADDFVAIADWAEMKKEWLGKFLDLSSGIPSHDRFNAILASLNPAEFEKCLLTWITALHEITDGQIIAIDGKTLRRSFDKASSKAAIHMVSAWATANHVSLGQVVTDAKSNEITAIPKLLEIVEVSGSLVTIDAQGCQQDIAQKIVDQGADYCLAVKRNQPTLHDSIEDFFVAQQESNFKRAKVHRHETHEKGHGREESRSYYICPVNDEIITRDRWSNLRAIGMTINIVKQGGNETSEVRYYILSKYLSGKRFAEAVRGHWGIENSLHWQLDVTFGEDQSRIRKGHADANFSLLRRTSLSLLKNNKTAKVGVKNKRLKCGWGDDYRMEVLLGR is encoded by the coding sequence ATGTCGTCACGTTCGCCTGTTTCCCTTCAAGAGTGCTTTGCCGATCTGACCGATCCGCGGACTCGCAAGGTGACTTATCCGTTAACGAATATCGTGACCATCGCGCTGTGTGCGGTGATGAGTGGGGCGGATGATTTTGTGGCTATCGCCGACTGGGCCGAGATGAAGAAGGAGTGGCTGGGTAAGTTCCTTGATTTGAGTTCCGGCATCCCTTCGCACGATCGCTTTAATGCGATCTTGGCTTCGCTGAATCCGGCTGAGTTTGAGAAGTGTTTGCTGACTTGGATCACCGCCTTACACGAAATCACCGACGGGCAGATCATCGCGATTGACGGCAAGACGCTGCGGCGGAGTTTCGACAAGGCCAGCAGCAAGGCGGCCATTCACATGGTCAGTGCCTGGGCGACTGCCAATCATGTGAGTCTCGGCCAGGTAGTAACCGACGCGAAGAGCAACGAGATCACCGCCATTCCCAAACTGCTTGAAATCGTCGAGGTTTCCGGCAGTTTAGTGACGATTGACGCTCAAGGTTGCCAACAGGACATCGCTCAGAAGATCGTCGACCAGGGAGCCGATTATTGCCTGGCCGTGAAGCGCAATCAGCCGACCCTCCACGATTCGATCGAAGATTTTTTTGTCGCGCAGCAGGAAAGCAATTTCAAGCGAGCCAAAGTACACCGTCACGAAACGCACGAGAAAGGGCATGGTCGCGAGGAGTCGCGTTCCTATTATATCTGCCCTGTGAACGACGAGATCATCACACGAGATCGTTGGTCGAACTTGAGGGCGATCGGGATGACGATCAATATCGTGAAGCAAGGCGGGAACGAGACGAGCGAGGTGCGATACTATATCCTGAGCAAGTACCTTTCCGGCAAGCGTTTCGCCGAGGCCGTTCGCGGTCATTGGGGCATTGAAAACAGCCTGCACTGGCAACTGGACGTGACGTTCGGTGAAGATCAATCTCGCATCCGCAAAGGGCACGCCGACGCCAACTTTAGCCTGCTACGAAGGACGAGCCTGAGCCTGCTGAAGAACAACAAGACAGCCAAGGTCGGCGTGAAGAACAAACGATTAAAATGCGGCTGGGGCGATGACTACCGCATGGAAGTCCTGCTGGGACGGTGA
- a CDS encoding efflux RND transporter periplasmic adaptor subunit gives MKTTTTAALALALLSLVLISGCESMAESHEEHHEAAHSESHEDSHAESHDDSHGESHGEGGHHAIHKIVVTSPIRKDVISTQQYVCQIHSCKHIEIRALEGGYLEEVRINEGELVKKGDLMFKIVPTLYQAKLDSEIAEANRIEIELKNAQNLLDKNIVSPQELAIKKAELAKVKAKVALAEAELNFTNVRAPFEGIVDRQLVQLGSLVEEGEVLTTFSDNSVMWVYFNVPEARYLEYKRQLDLDKAAGNGEEHLQVELKLANGEIFPQPGKIGAIEADFNNTTGNIAFRADFANPTGLLRNGQTGTILIHRTLKDVIVIPQRATYEILAKRYAFVVDKDNIVHQRDIEIQSEQDDIFVIKKGLQEGDKIILEGIRQVRDGDHIEYEFQAPEDVLGNLKYHAE, from the coding sequence ATGAAGACTACAACCACAGCGGCTCTCGCGCTGGCATTGCTTTCGCTGGTACTCATCTCCGGCTGCGAGTCGATGGCAGAATCCCATGAAGAGCACCATGAGGCCGCGCACTCGGAGTCACACGAAGATTCCCATGCCGAGTCGCATGACGATTCTCATGGTGAGTCGCACGGTGAAGGAGGACATCACGCGATTCACAAAATCGTCGTGACGAGTCCTATACGTAAAGACGTCATTAGCACCCAGCAATATGTCTGCCAGATTCACTCTTGCAAGCATATCGAGATTCGCGCCTTGGAAGGTGGTTACCTGGAAGAGGTCCGGATCAACGAAGGTGAGCTGGTCAAGAAAGGGGATTTGATGTTTAAGATCGTCCCCACGCTGTACCAGGCCAAACTCGATTCGGAAATCGCGGAGGCGAACCGCATTGAAATCGAACTGAAAAATGCCCAGAACCTACTGGACAAGAACATCGTTTCGCCCCAGGAACTGGCCATCAAGAAGGCAGAACTGGCCAAGGTCAAAGCCAAAGTCGCATTGGCCGAGGCCGAATTGAATTTCACGAACGTGCGCGCCCCGTTTGAAGGGATCGTCGACCGTCAGCTCGTTCAGCTTGGTAGCCTGGTGGAAGAAGGAGAAGTCCTTACCACGTTCTCTGACAACAGCGTGATGTGGGTCTACTTCAATGTGCCCGAGGCGCGCTATCTCGAATACAAACGACAGCTGGACCTGGACAAAGCCGCCGGTAACGGTGAAGAGCATTTGCAAGTTGAATTGAAGCTGGCCAACGGCGAGATCTTCCCGCAACCGGGCAAGATTGGTGCCATCGAGGCCGACTTCAACAACACGACCGGGAACATCGCTTTCAGGGCAGACTTCGCGAACCCCACGGGTCTCCTTCGCAATGGCCAAACCGGGACCATTCTCATTCACCGCACGTTGAAGGACGTGATCGTCATTCCTCAGCGGGCAACGTACGAAATCTTGGCCAAACGCTACGCTTTCGTCGTCGACAAGGACAACATCGTTCACCAACGCGACATTGAAATCCAAAGTGAACAAGACGACATTTTTGTGATTAAGAAAGGACTTCAAGAGGGAGATAAGATCATTCTCGAGGGCATCCGACAGGTGCGTGACGGTGACCACATTGAGTACGAATTCCAAGCGCCGGAAGACGTACTCGGCAATCTGAAATACCACGCGGAATAA
- a CDS encoding efflux RND transporter permease subunit, which produces MFTKFLHRPALAIVISLLILFMGGLAIFSLPISQFPSVAPPSVRVSVSYPGASAKILIDSTMVILEQSINGVPNMRYMMGDATSAGEGTIQIVFEPGTDPNVAVMNVNNRVNMVMNQLPPIVQREGVIVMQNMPSMLMYVNVFSEDPNLDQNFLYNYATVNVLNEIKRIPGVGQASILGNRSYAMRVELDLDRMRAYKVDAEDVMKALDEQSMIGSPGRLGQATGQTSQTLEYVLTWVGRYKTPEEYSQIILRSTDEGEILRLGDVAHVWLGSSFYDLYSDIDGLPSAAIVLKQTPGSNAADVIEQVKEKIEEIKKDSFPPGMDYAVTYDVSHFLDASIEKVLHTLFEAFILVSLVVFLFLGDFRSTLIPTLAVPVSLIGTFFFMMMFGMSINLITLFALVLAIGVVVDDAIVVVEAVHEKMHAKHLGPYQATMEVVHEISGAIIAITLVMTAVFIPVTFIPGPVGVFYRQFALTMAMSIILSGVVALTLTPVLCAMILKPIHRKGPQRGIAGFVNRVLKKMAGSYAFIPRALLVIVLGLATGYGIYELLHVEIVHEVISEQLELTPLRMIIIGGISAVLAIFSFRAALSGSEPGEEKKRGPIGIFVHMFDRAVEKVTQAYVGIVGLVVTRRILTIVVIGLFSYGILVVNKVLPTGFIPLEDQGMIYGIVQTPPGSTLEYTNSKCHELQAICKEMDEIVSVSSIAGYEVLTEGRGSNAGTCIINLKPWADRERTSKQIIEELEKRGTAIANVKLEFFEPPAVPGFGAAGGFSVNLLDKTNSGDYQALGEETDKFMAALEQRKELKGLFTFFAANYPQYEIIIDNDVAMQKGVSIRDALDNLSIVVGSTWEQGFVRFGQFYKVYVQAAPEFRRYPEDLDNMFVKNEEGEMVPYSSFMRIEKKQGLNEISRYNLYPTAPIQGAPAAGYSSGEAIAAIQEVAAETLPHGFDIDWRGLAYDEAKAGNKAIWIFLIVVIFVYMVLVGQYESFLLPLAVIISLPIGVFGSFLFLKSMGLANDVYAQIGLVMLVGLLGKNAILIIEFAVQRRHEGLSIKDAAIDGSKLRFRPIMMTSFAFIAGLIPLVRATGPGAIGNRTIGTTAVGGMLLGTLVGVLVIPGLYYLFAKISDGKKLIRDEHDEPLSEIFERENPHGEHQGF; this is translated from the coding sequence ATGTTTACTAAGTTTTTACATCGGCCAGCATTGGCCATCGTGATCTCGCTGCTCATTTTGTTTATGGGCGGCTTGGCGATTTTTTCGCTCCCGATTTCCCAATTTCCTTCGGTGGCTCCGCCGAGCGTCCGGGTATCTGTTAGCTACCCGGGTGCCAGCGCCAAAATCCTGATCGACTCGACGATGGTGATTTTGGAGCAGTCCATCAACGGCGTGCCCAACATGCGTTACATGATGGGGGACGCCACCAGTGCTGGGGAAGGCACGATTCAGATCGTCTTTGAACCTGGCACCGATCCCAACGTCGCGGTGATGAACGTCAATAACCGCGTCAACATGGTGATGAACCAGCTTCCGCCGATCGTTCAACGTGAAGGCGTGATCGTGATGCAGAACATGCCGAGCATGTTGATGTACGTGAACGTCTTTAGTGAAGACCCGAATCTCGATCAAAACTTTCTGTACAACTACGCCACGGTCAACGTGCTTAACGAGATTAAGCGTATTCCCGGCGTGGGCCAGGCCTCCATTCTCGGTAACCGCTCGTATGCCATGCGCGTTGAGTTAGATCTTGACCGCATGCGGGCATATAAAGTCGACGCCGAAGACGTCATGAAGGCCCTGGACGAGCAAAGTATGATCGGTTCTCCGGGACGACTTGGCCAGGCAACCGGCCAGACGTCGCAAACGCTCGAGTACGTTCTCACCTGGGTGGGACGATACAAGACTCCGGAAGAGTACAGTCAGATCATTCTCCGTTCGACCGATGAAGGGGAAATCCTTCGGCTGGGCGACGTCGCTCACGTGTGGCTGGGGTCTTCTTTCTACGACCTTTACTCCGATATCGATGGTTTGCCTTCGGCGGCTATCGTGCTTAAGCAAACGCCCGGCTCGAACGCGGCGGACGTTATCGAACAGGTCAAGGAAAAGATCGAGGAGATCAAGAAGGACTCCTTTCCGCCCGGCATGGACTACGCCGTGACCTACGACGTCTCTCACTTCTTGGACGCGTCGATCGAAAAGGTGCTGCATACGCTGTTTGAAGCATTTATCCTCGTGTCGCTGGTGGTGTTCCTCTTCCTGGGAGACTTCCGCAGTACGCTGATTCCGACCCTGGCTGTGCCGGTGTCGCTGATCGGTACGTTCTTCTTCATGATGATGTTTGGCATGTCGATCAACCTGATTACGTTGTTCGCGCTCGTGCTGGCGATCGGCGTGGTGGTGGACGACGCGATCGTGGTGGTGGAAGCCGTCCACGAAAAAATGCACGCCAAGCACTTAGGGCCCTACCAGGCCACCATGGAAGTGGTTCACGAAATCAGCGGTGCGATTATTGCAATTACCCTTGTGATGACCGCCGTGTTTATTCCTGTTACTTTCATTCCTGGTCCGGTTGGCGTTTTCTATCGACAGTTTGCCTTGACGATGGCGATGTCCATCATTCTGTCTGGCGTGGTGGCTTTGACTTTGACTCCGGTGCTGTGTGCGATGATCCTCAAGCCGATCCATCGTAAAGGCCCGCAACGCGGTATCGCAGGCTTCGTCAACCGAGTGCTGAAGAAGATGGCCGGCAGCTATGCGTTCATCCCGCGAGCTTTGTTGGTGATCGTTCTAGGACTGGCGACCGGTTATGGCATCTATGAACTTCTGCATGTCGAGATCGTTCACGAGGTGATTTCGGAGCAGCTAGAGCTGACGCCACTGCGGATGATTATCATCGGCGGCATTTCCGCCGTCCTGGCGATTTTCTCCTTCCGGGCCGCTCTTTCCGGGAGTGAACCAGGGGAAGAAAAGAAGCGTGGACCGATCGGCATTTTCGTCCACATGTTCGACCGAGCCGTGGAAAAGGTGACCCAAGCTTACGTTGGTATTGTCGGCCTGGTCGTCACACGACGTATTCTTACAATCGTAGTCATCGGCCTTTTCAGTTATGGGATTCTGGTCGTCAACAAGGTTCTTCCAACCGGTTTCATTCCGCTGGAAGATCAGGGGATGATCTACGGCATCGTGCAGACGCCGCCAGGTTCGACGCTTGAGTACACCAATTCCAAGTGCCACGAACTGCAGGCCATCTGTAAAGAGATGGACGAAATCGTTTCCGTCTCATCGATTGCCGGCTATGAAGTTCTTACCGAAGGTCGTGGCTCGAATGCCGGTACCTGTATCATTAACTTGAAGCCTTGGGCCGACCGCGAACGTACCTCGAAGCAAATCATCGAGGAACTTGAAAAACGCGGCACGGCGATCGCCAACGTGAAGCTCGAATTCTTTGAGCCCCCGGCAGTTCCAGGCTTTGGTGCCGCGGGTGGTTTCTCGGTGAATTTGTTAGACAAAACCAACAGCGGCGACTACCAGGCGCTTGGTGAGGAAACGGACAAGTTCATGGCTGCCCTCGAGCAACGCAAGGAACTCAAAGGTCTGTTCACCTTCTTCGCTGCGAACTATCCGCAGTACGAGATCATCATCGACAACGACGTGGCCATGCAGAAAGGGGTTTCGATTCGCGATGCCCTGGACAACCTGTCCATCGTCGTCGGTAGTACCTGGGAACAGGGCTTCGTCCGCTTTGGCCAGTTCTACAAAGTCTATGTCCAGGCAGCGCCTGAGTTCCGGCGCTACCCGGAAGACTTGGATAACATGTTCGTGAAGAATGAGGAAGGGGAAATGGTCCCCTATTCCTCCTTCATGCGAATTGAGAAGAAGCAAGGGCTCAACGAAATCAGCCGCTATAACTTGTACCCGACCGCTCCTATCCAAGGGGCACCGGCTGCTGGTTATAGTAGTGGTGAAGCAATCGCGGCCATTCAAGAAGTGGCTGCCGAGACCTTGCCCCACGGTTTCGATATCGACTGGCGCGGTCTTGCCTACGACGAAGCGAAAGCAGGAAACAAAGCCATTTGGATCTTCCTGATCGTGGTCATCTTCGTGTACATGGTGCTGGTCGGGCAGTACGAAAGCTTCCTTTTGCCGCTGGCGGTGATTATCTCGTTGCCCATCGGTGTCTTTGGATCTTTCTTGTTCCTGAAGTCCATGGGACTGGCCAACGACGTCTATGCCCAAATTGGTTTGGTGATGCTCGTGGGCCTCTTAGGAAAGAACGCGATTCTGATTATTGAATTCGCGGTCCAGCGCCGTCACGAAGGCCTAAGCATCAAGGATGCTGCCATCGATGGTAGCAAGCTGCGTTTCCGCCCGATCATGATGACGTCGTTTGCGTTTATCGCAGGTCTGATTCCCTTGGTTCGGGCAACCGGTCCTGGTGCAATCGGTAACCGAACGATCGGTACGACGGCGGTCGGTGGTATGCTCTTAGGTACCTTGGTCGGCGTTCTCGTTATTCCCGGTCTATATTACCTGTTCGCTAAAATTTCGGACGGAAAGAAACTCATTCGCGACGAGCACGACGAGCCGCTAAGTGAGATTTTCGAACGAGAAAACCCACACGGGGAGCATCAAGGTTTCTAG
- a CDS encoding TolC family protein has translation MRAKTYLVVTLIACFTLPWLSGCGIPKLCCVDPNPYIPTDYKGKTSTDNVANVGVYEFFNDQALAQLIAEGLASNQELKIRNQEIQVARNEILARRGAYLPFVSVGAKGGFDRTSKWTPLGAAEEQLLTPRGGEFPDPLPNVGLTANLFWRVDIWRELRNARDAAMQRYAEAVEVRDYFVTRLVAEIAENYYELTALDQRMVYLNQTIAIQKQSLEVAKAQKAAARGTELAVQRFIAEVRKNESQLLIVQQDIIEIENKINFLCGRYPQPVQRTSWDFVNLDSSMLGVGVPVQLLQNRRDIRAAERELSAAGLDVLVARAQFFPRFDITASVGYEAFNPRYLFDPGAFIASTAGELVAPLINKAAIRAEYQSANARQLQAVYDYQRTVLNAYTEVVNRMAKVENYRKSVEIKQSQVAALEQSVEVATNLFQNARSEYVDVLFSQRDLLEARVDLIETKQQQLSAIVNAYQALGGGYLLTSQGTTYKDIRCLTTPYLPGEVIDVPTPEDMPEELSPEEDSLPPLPSEAALSATTLDAIEP, from the coding sequence TTGCGGGCTAAGACGTACCTTGTTGTAACCTTGATTGCTTGTTTCACTCTGCCATGGTTATCAGGGTGCGGCATTCCCAAGCTCTGCTGCGTCGATCCCAACCCGTACATTCCCACCGACTACAAAGGAAAGACGAGTACGGATAACGTAGCCAACGTTGGCGTCTACGAGTTCTTCAACGACCAGGCACTAGCCCAACTCATTGCCGAAGGCCTGGCTTCCAATCAGGAGTTGAAGATTCGCAACCAAGAGATCCAAGTCGCTCGCAACGAGATCCTGGCTCGCCGTGGTGCATACCTTCCGTTTGTCAGCGTTGGGGCGAAGGGGGGCTTTGATCGGACCAGTAAATGGACTCCGCTGGGTGCCGCGGAAGAACAACTCCTCACTCCTCGCGGCGGCGAGTTTCCTGATCCGTTGCCGAACGTCGGCTTGACGGCGAACCTCTTCTGGCGGGTCGACATCTGGCGCGAACTGCGAAACGCCCGCGATGCGGCGATGCAGCGATACGCCGAGGCCGTGGAAGTGCGAGACTACTTCGTGACGCGCCTTGTCGCCGAGATCGCCGAGAACTACTACGAACTCACCGCATTGGATCAGCGAATGGTCTACTTAAATCAAACGATCGCGATTCAAAAGCAAAGTCTTGAAGTCGCCAAAGCTCAGAAGGCAGCGGCCCGCGGCACCGAACTGGCAGTCCAGCGATTTATCGCGGAAGTTCGCAAGAACGAAAGCCAGCTTCTGATCGTGCAGCAGGACATCATCGAGATCGAAAACAAAATCAACTTCCTTTGCGGTCGATATCCTCAGCCGGTTCAGCGAACCTCGTGGGACTTTGTCAATCTCGACTCGAGCATGCTGGGCGTTGGCGTTCCTGTTCAGCTATTGCAGAATCGACGCGACATTCGCGCCGCCGAGCGTGAACTTTCCGCGGCCGGTCTGGATGTCTTAGTCGCCCGAGCCCAGTTCTTCCCGCGATTTGATATCACGGCGAGTGTTGGTTACGAGGCATTCAACCCTCGATACCTGTTCGATCCGGGCGCCTTTATCGCCAGCACGGCCGGTGAGCTTGTCGCTCCTCTAATTAACAAGGCAGCCATCCGGGCTGAATATCAGAGTGCGAATGCACGGCAGTTGCAAGCCGTTTACGATTACCAGCGTACGGTCTTGAACGCCTATACCGAAGTGGTCAATCGCATGGCTAAGGTTGAGAACTACCGCAAGAGCGTGGAAATCAAGCAAAGCCAGGTCGCGGCTCTCGAACAGTCGGTCGAAGTTGCCACGAATCTCTTCCAGAATGCCCGATCGGAATACGTCGACGTTCTGTTCTCGCAACGAGACTTGCTGGAAGCACGCGTTGACCTGATCGAAACCAAGCAGCAGCAGCTCTCGGCGATCGTCAATGCTTACCAGGCATTGGGTGGTGGTTACCTACTCACCAGCCAAGGTACGACCTACAAGGACATTCGCTGCCTGACGACCCCTTACCTGCCAGGCGAAGTCATCGACGTCCCAACGCCCGAGGACATGCCTGAGGAACTCTCGCCTGAAGAAGACAGCCTGCCCCCGCTACCTAGCGAGGCGGCCTTGTCGGCAACGACGCTTGATGCGATCGAGCCGTAA